Within the Bacteroidia bacterium genome, the region TGCATCCCTATTTGATAGGCATTTACATACTGTCCCTGAGAGAGTATGGCTGTTCCCTGCGGTTGCATAGGATTTTGAAGCCAGTAGGTTCCGGGATCTGTCGTGGCTTTGAAGATGTGGTATTCCCATTTCAATGGTTTGGATTTGTAGAATACATGAATCTCATCGTCAAAACGATTCGGAACGGTGCTTCGGGTACGCACACCTACGATGTTCAACTCGTAGGGGCGCGTATGAAGTACATATCCTTTGCTCCGCAGTATGGATTTTACTCTCGGCAGAATCATTACGCTGCTTTTTTGAAATCAGGTTCGTAATTGCGAAGCCATTCCTTTACATCGAATGAAGGGCAGGCTTTTTTCACTCCGGGGAAATCACGGTGTCCGAGTATCTGAGCCTGCGGATATTTTTCGCTCAGTTCAATCAGCTTGTCGAACATGGCGTGCTTCTGAAGCGTTGAGCGGTTATCAATCGGCTTTCCTTCCTTGTCAATGCCTCCGATGTAAGAGATGTGCAGGGAATCCTGATTGTGTCCGTAAGCTCCATAAGAAACTTCCTTCTCATCAAGTAGCAGAACAATTTCTCCATCGCGCAGTATCAGGTAGTGATAACCGGGCTTGTCCCATTTGCGTATTTCCTTCCAGTATTTTTTTATAGCCTCAACTGTGGCGGTTGGCTCTGTTGCGGTGCAATGCACCACGATGTATTTTATCTTTCTCATAAATATTTAATTGTTGATGTTTTAACTATGAATTTTCTTCCGTTGCTTTCAAAAAGGGTAAACCCGTTATTGGTGGCTATTTCAGTTCCGAGAATCATGTTCGCAGGGACTTTTGCTCCTTCACTCGGGGTCCTCCAAACAGTTGTGGGCGTTGTAGTCATTACTTTGAAGCCATCCACTCCTGATAATGACCATTTAGTTCCATCGTATTTCAATCCCATTCGGGAGAACTCAAGGCGTATCTGTTGCTTCTGACTTTCTTCTGAAAAACTGCCGAGCAATCCGTTCACAAGCGTTTGACTAACCCCGCGAAGTGTGAACTTCTTGAACTCGTTGCTGACGGATGTGTAATCCTCCTTTGTTCTCATCTTTTTAAGAGAGGCAATCACTCCGCTGATGCTCTTGTTCACGGCATCTTTGTAGAGCGATTTTGCAAGGGCAGTAGAATCAAGACTTGGCTCGGAAACAAGAACATTGTAGGTTGTCTCATCAATACTCTCAGGCAGGTTGAGTTTTTTAAGGGCTGCAACCATTTCACTACCGAAATCTCCATCGGCTCCATAGCGCGGAAGAATCTCTTTTCCGTTTTTGGCAATCAGCGCATCCTGCAATGCTTTCACTTTTGTCCCCTTGCTTCCTTTCTTCAAAGGAAACTCATCACTTCGCTTTGTAGGCTGAGTGAAATAGGTTGGAGTGAAAGTGTTTTGCTTGGGAGGCAAAAGAGAAGTTTCGGGCGTGTTGTCGTCCGTAGTTTCCTCTTTTTTCTGCTTGCGCTTTTGGTAGTAGTCCCATCCAAAATAACTGAGCAAGCCTGTTGCTGCTACACCCAATCCAATGAGGAGGAACTTTTTCTTTTTATTTGGTTTTGCCTTTTCCATT harbors:
- a CDS encoding N-acetylmuramoyl-L-alanine amidase; the encoded protein is MRKIKYIVVHCTATEPTATVEAIKKYWKEIRKWDKPGYHYLILRDGEIVLLLDEKEVSYGAYGHNQDSLHISYIGGIDKEGKPIDNRSTLQKHAMFDKLIELSEKYPQAQILGHRDFPGVKKACPSFDVKEWLRNYEPDFKKAA